One genomic region from Cellulomonas fengjieae encodes:
- a CDS encoding DNA-3-methyladenine glycosylase, translating into MNPSEPLESPDAAGRRAPVVVPARVWFARPVHLVARDLLGACLTSRSPEGDVTLRITEVEAYGGAEDPGSHAYRGRTARNAVMFAEPGRLYVYRHLGLHHCVNVVTQPAGSPSAVLLRAGEIVEGKDLAWARREAVGVVDSERQLARGPARLAVALGIDLTANGADVTEAGGDLVLHRHQVLAQPTHKSGPRVGVSGAGGEGSRFPWRYWLTDERTVSAYRPAYRAPASVDVS; encoded by the coding sequence GTGAACCCGTCGGAGCCGCTCGAGAGCCCGGACGCCGCCGGTCGGCGCGCGCCCGTGGTGGTCCCGGCGCGCGTGTGGTTCGCCCGCCCGGTGCACCTCGTCGCTCGCGACCTGCTCGGCGCGTGCCTGACGTCGCGGTCGCCCGAGGGTGACGTCACGCTGCGGATCACCGAGGTCGAGGCCTACGGCGGTGCCGAGGACCCGGGTTCCCACGCGTACCGCGGACGCACCGCGCGCAACGCGGTGATGTTCGCCGAGCCGGGCCGGTTGTACGTATACCGGCACCTCGGGCTGCACCACTGCGTCAACGTCGTCACCCAGCCCGCGGGAAGCCCGTCGGCGGTCCTGCTGCGCGCTGGGGAGATCGTCGAGGGCAAGGACCTCGCGTGGGCCCGTCGCGAGGCGGTCGGCGTCGTCGACTCGGAACGCCAGCTCGCGCGCGGCCCGGCCCGGCTCGCCGTGGCGCTCGGCATCGACCTGACCGCCAACGGCGCGGACGTCACCGAGGCGGGCGGCGACCTCGTCCTGCACCGCCACCAGGTCCTCGCCCAGCCGACCCACAAGTCCGGCCCCCGCGTCGGTGTCTCGGGTGCGGGCGGCGAGGGCTCCCGGTTCCCGTGGCGCTACTGGCTGACCGACGAGCGCACCGTGTCCGCGTACCGCCCGGCGTATCGCGCGCCGGCGTCGGTAGACGTCTCGTGA
- a CDS encoding HAD-IIA family hydrolase has translation MTGGLVGSVTPLADRFDLALVDLDGVAYRGHEPIDGAAEGLTAARSRGMRLVFVTNNASREPESVAEQLTELGIAAQASEVMTAAQAAAQLLLTRLPRGSKVLVVGGAGLVTAVRSAGFEVVHSADDEPAAVAQGFAPEVGWPQLAEAAYAVGRGAWHVASNLDLSLPTARGFAPGNGSLVGAVRAATGVVPDSAGKPSPTMYDMAVERAGARETLVVGDRLDTDLAGARAGGYVGLHVLTGVSSARDDVLATPGERPHLIGADLRSLLVAHPEPLRGPEGWWTVRDASARVLDGRLELGRTATSSVEDEVDVVRAACAAAWAAVDDGIELDPTSVPELATGLQHD, from the coding sequence GTGACGGGCGGTCTCGTCGGGTCGGTGACGCCGCTCGCTGACCGGTTCGACCTCGCCCTCGTCGACCTGGATGGTGTCGCCTACCGCGGGCACGAGCCGATCGACGGTGCCGCCGAAGGGCTGACGGCGGCTCGCTCCCGCGGGATGCGGCTGGTGTTCGTGACCAACAACGCGTCGCGCGAGCCGGAGTCCGTCGCGGAGCAGCTCACCGAGCTGGGCATCGCCGCGCAGGCGTCGGAGGTCATGACGGCGGCGCAGGCGGCCGCGCAGCTGCTGCTGACCCGGTTGCCGCGCGGCTCGAAGGTGCTCGTCGTGGGCGGCGCGGGGCTGGTGACGGCCGTGCGGTCGGCCGGGTTCGAGGTCGTGCACTCGGCGGACGACGAACCCGCGGCGGTCGCGCAGGGATTCGCTCCCGAGGTGGGCTGGCCGCAGCTGGCCGAGGCGGCATATGCCGTCGGCCGTGGGGCGTGGCACGTGGCGTCGAACCTCGACCTCAGCCTGCCGACGGCGCGTGGGTTCGCACCCGGCAACGGTTCGCTCGTCGGCGCCGTGCGGGCGGCGACCGGTGTCGTGCCGGACAGCGCGGGCAAGCCCTCGCCGACCATGTACGACATGGCCGTGGAGCGGGCGGGCGCGCGCGAGACGCTCGTCGTCGGAGACCGGCTGGACACGGACCTGGCCGGCGCGCGCGCCGGTGGGTACGTCGGACTGCACGTGCTCACGGGCGTCAGCTCGGCGCGTGACGACGTCCTGGCCACGCCGGGGGAGCGTCCGCACCTCATCGGCGCCGACCTGCGCTCCCTGCTCGTCGCGCACCCGGAGCCCCTGCGGGGTCCGGAGGGCTGGTGGACGGTGCGGGACGCGTCGGCGCGGGTGCTCGACGGCCGGCTCGAGCTCGGACGCACCGCGACGAGCTCCGTCGAGGACGAGGTGGACGTCGTCCGCGCGGCGTGCGCTGCCGCGTGGGCCGCGGTCGACGACGGGATCGAGCTGGACCCGACCTCGGTGCCCGAGCTGGCGACAGGGCTCCAGCACGACTGA
- the steA gene encoding putative cytokinetic ring protein SteA: MRASLRKRTALPEAGDLAGPARVDPRTKALTKRLRPGDIAVIDHLDLDRVSAEALVACRPAAVLNAARSTSGRYPNLGPEILIEAGIPLVDDLGADVMAVTEGHRLRIVDGAVYEGGTLVAEGVLQTADSVAAAMEEARAGLSVQLESFAANTMDYLRRERDLLLDGIGVPDISTEIDGRHVLIVVRGYHYKEDLVTLRPYIREYRPVLIGVDGGADAILDAGWKPDLIVGDMDSVSDRALKCGAEVVVHAYRDGRAPGLARVEQLDVDHVVFPATGTSEDVAMLLADDKGAELIVAVGTHATLVEFLDKGRSGMASTFLTRLRVGSKLVDAKGVSRLYRNRISNLQLAFLVLAGLLALGVALASTAAGQTLFGLSGARLDDITSWISGLFG, from the coding sequence ATGAGAGCCTCACTGCGCAAGCGCACCGCCCTGCCCGAAGCCGGCGACCTCGCCGGCCCGGCACGCGTCGACCCCCGGACCAAGGCGTTGACCAAGCGCCTGCGACCGGGTGACATCGCGGTCATCGACCACCTGGACCTGGACCGGGTCTCCGCCGAGGCCCTCGTCGCCTGCCGGCCGGCCGCCGTGCTCAACGCGGCACGGTCGACGTCGGGCCGGTACCCGAACCTCGGCCCGGAGATCCTCATCGAGGCCGGCATCCCGCTGGTCGACGACCTGGGTGCCGACGTCATGGCGGTGACGGAGGGCCACCGGCTCCGGATCGTGGACGGCGCCGTGTACGAGGGGGGCACGCTCGTCGCCGAGGGTGTGCTGCAGACCGCCGACTCCGTGGCCGCCGCGATGGAGGAGGCGCGCGCGGGCCTCTCCGTGCAGCTGGAGTCGTTCGCGGCGAACACCATGGACTACCTGCGCCGGGAGCGCGACCTGCTCCTCGACGGGATCGGTGTGCCCGACATCTCGACCGAGATCGACGGCCGGCACGTGCTCATCGTGGTCCGCGGCTACCACTACAAGGAAGACCTGGTCACTCTCCGCCCGTACATCCGCGAGTACCGGCCGGTGCTCATCGGCGTGGACGGGGGAGCGGACGCGATCCTCGACGCCGGCTGGAAGCCGGACCTCATCGTCGGCGACATGGACTCGGTGTCCGACCGCGCGCTGAAGTGCGGCGCGGAGGTGGTGGTGCACGCCTACCGCGACGGACGCGCGCCCGGGCTCGCCCGCGTGGAGCAGCTGGACGTCGACCACGTCGTCTTCCCCGCGACCGGCACCAGCGAGGACGTCGCGATGCTGCTCGCGGACGACAAGGGCGCGGAGCTCATCGTCGCCGTCGGGACGCACGCCACCCTCGTCGAGTTCCTCGACAAGGGCCGATCCGGTATGGCGAGCACGTTCCTGACGCGCCTGCGGGTCGGCAGCAAGCTGGTCGACGCCAAGGGCGTCTCGCGCCTCTACCGGAACCGCATCTCGAACCTCCAGCTCGCCTTCCTGGTCCTCGCCGGCCTGCTCGCCCTGGGCGTGGCGCTCGCGTCGACCGCCGCGGGGCAGACCTTGTTCGGCCTGTCGGGCGCCCGTCTCGACGACATCACGTCGTGGATCAGCGGTCTGTTCGGATGA
- the tyrS gene encoding tyrosine--tRNA ligase, with product MNHILDELDWRGLIAQTTDLDALRAALSAGPVSLYCGFDPTAPSLHIGNLVQILTVRRLQDAGHTPFALVGGATGLIGDPKMAGERTLNDPDVVSGWVERIRKQIEPLLRFDGPHAATMVNNLDWTAPLSAIDFLRDIGKHYRLGTMLAKDTVARRLNSDTGISFTEFSYQILQGMDYLELHRRHGITLQTGGSDQWGNLLSGVELIRKAEGVAVHALTTPLITKADGTKFGKTESGTVWLDPELTTPYAFFQFWLNVDDADVVGYLKVFSFESRERIEQLEAAVAERPAAREAQRALAYEVTALVHGTAAADQVVAASQALFGRGSLADLDASTLAAAVAELPSAPGAVGASIADLFAATGVVSSKGAARRAIAEGGASVNNVRVPSEDAVLTADDLLHGRWAVLRRGKRTLAVVDAEA from the coding sequence GTGAACCACATCCTCGACGAGCTCGACTGGCGAGGGCTGATCGCCCAGACCACCGACCTGGACGCGCTGCGGGCGGCGCTGTCCGCCGGGCCGGTCTCGCTCTACTGCGGGTTCGACCCCACCGCGCCCAGCCTGCACATCGGCAACCTCGTGCAGATCCTCACGGTGCGGCGCCTGCAGGACGCGGGCCACACCCCCTTCGCTCTCGTCGGGGGCGCGACCGGCCTCATCGGCGACCCGAAGATGGCGGGGGAGCGCACGCTCAACGACCCCGACGTCGTGTCCGGCTGGGTGGAGCGCATCCGCAAGCAGATCGAGCCCCTGCTGCGGTTCGACGGCCCGCACGCCGCCACGATGGTCAACAACCTGGACTGGACCGCGCCGCTGTCCGCGATCGACTTCCTGCGGGACATCGGCAAGCACTACCGGCTGGGCACGATGCTCGCCAAGGACACGGTCGCCCGGCGCCTGAACAGCGACACCGGGATCAGCTTCACCGAGTTCAGCTACCAGATCCTGCAGGGCATGGACTACCTCGAGCTGCACCGCCGGCACGGGATCACCCTGCAGACGGGTGGCAGCGACCAGTGGGGCAACCTGCTGTCGGGGGTCGAGCTCATCCGCAAGGCGGAGGGCGTCGCCGTGCACGCCCTGACCACGCCGCTGATCACCAAGGCCGACGGGACCAAGTTCGGCAAGACGGAGTCGGGCACCGTCTGGCTGGACCCCGAGCTCACGACGCCGTACGCGTTCTTCCAGTTCTGGCTCAACGTCGACGATGCCGACGTGGTGGGCTACCTCAAGGTGTTCAGCTTCGAGTCGCGCGAACGGATCGAGCAGCTCGAGGCCGCCGTCGCCGAGCGGCCGGCCGCCCGCGAGGCGCAGCGGGCACTCGCCTACGAGGTGACCGCGCTCGTGCACGGCACGGCGGCGGCCGACCAGGTGGTGGCGGCGAGCCAGGCGCTGTTCGGGCGGGGGTCGCTCGCCGATCTCGACGCCTCCACGCTTGCCGCCGCGGTCGCCGAGCTGCCGTCCGCGCCCGGCGCGGTGGGAGCGTCGATCGCCGACCTGTTCGCCGCCACCGGCGTCGTCTCCAGCAAGGGGGCGGCCCGACGCGCGATCGCGGAGGGCGGCGCCTCGGTGAACAACGTCCGGGTCCCGTCCGAGGACGCGGTCCTCACGGCCGACGACCTCCTGCACGGACGGTGGGCGGTCCTGCGCAGGGGCAAGCGGACGCTCGCGGTGGTCGATGCGGAGGCCTGA
- a CDS encoding NAD kinase: MTRRALVVTHGGREEAVAATHEAVRELERAGVEAVLAAEDAVATDLPTFDLAVVLGGDGTILRAAELTRGTSVPMLGVNLGHVGFLAESEREDVAEAVRRLTAGEFDVEERGTLDVHVMRPDGSTGVGWALNEAALEKVDRSRMLEVLLEVDGHPLSSFGCDGIVAATATGSTAHAFSAGGPVVWPDVDGMILVPLSAHALFARPLVVGPRSRLAVEVLDRSPAPGLVTLDGRRRLEVPKGSRVEVTRSDIPVRLARLTPAPFTTRLVNKFGLPVDGWRGRPSAPRPGRPTDAEATP, from the coding sequence ATGACCCGAAGAGCGCTCGTCGTCACGCACGGTGGACGCGAGGAGGCCGTCGCCGCGACCCATGAGGCCGTGCGCGAGCTCGAACGCGCCGGCGTCGAGGCGGTGCTGGCGGCCGAGGACGCCGTCGCGACGGACCTGCCCACCTTCGACCTCGCCGTGGTGCTGGGCGGCGATGGGACGATCCTGCGGGCCGCCGAGCTCACGCGGGGGACCTCGGTGCCCATGCTGGGGGTCAACCTGGGGCACGTCGGCTTCCTGGCGGAGAGCGAGCGCGAGGACGTCGCCGAGGCGGTACGGCGGTTGACGGCGGGGGAGTTCGACGTCGAGGAGCGCGGCACGCTCGACGTGCACGTCATGCGCCCGGACGGCAGCACCGGGGTCGGGTGGGCGCTCAACGAGGCGGCGCTCGAGAAGGTCGACCGGTCCCGCATGCTCGAGGTGCTCCTCGAGGTCGACGGGCACCCGCTGTCGTCGTTCGGCTGCGACGGGATCGTGGCCGCCACGGCCACGGGTTCCACCGCGCACGCGTTCTCGGCCGGCGGGCCGGTGGTGTGGCCCGACGTCGACGGCATGATCCTCGTGCCCCTGTCCGCGCACGCCCTGTTCGCACGACCCCTGGTGGTCGGACCGCGCAGCAGGCTCGCGGTCGAGGTGCTCGACCGGTCTCCTGCCCCGGGCCTGGTGACGCTCGACGGGCGGCGGCGCCTCGAGGTCCCCAAGGGCTCGCGGGTCGAGGTCACCCGCAGCGACATCCCCGTGCGACTCGCGCGGCTCACCCCCGCGCCGTTCACGACGAGGCTCGTGAACAAGTTCGGGCTGCCGGTGGACGGCTGGCGCGGGCGGCCGAGCGCGCCCCGGCCGGGCCGACCCACCGATGCGGAGGCGACCCCGTGA
- a CDS encoding uridine kinase family protein — MIADELVRRARAARPRLGPVRLVAVDGPAGSGKTTLAAELGARGATVLHLDDLYEGWSGLEGSLWPRLSAQVLEPLRRGVPGRYQRYDWTTGTFAEWVDVPVPELLVVEGCGSARRAVDPVAVLRVWVEAPADLRLARGLERDGAEARELWLTWMADEAEHFARERTRERCDVRLDSSGGALVEVADGAAS, encoded by the coding sequence GTGATCGCCGACGAGCTCGTCCGCCGGGCGCGGGCCGCGCGCCCGCGCCTCGGCCCGGTGCGGCTCGTGGCCGTCGACGGTCCCGCGGGGTCCGGCAAGACGACACTGGCGGCCGAGCTGGGCGCCCGCGGCGCGACGGTGCTGCATCTCGACGACCTCTACGAGGGCTGGTCGGGGCTGGAGGGCTCGTTGTGGCCGCGGCTGTCGGCGCAGGTCCTCGAGCCGCTGCGCCGCGGGGTGCCCGGTCGCTACCAGCGCTACGACTGGACGACGGGGACGTTCGCGGAGTGGGTCGACGTCCCGGTCCCGGAGCTGCTCGTCGTCGAGGGCTGCGGGTCCGCGCGGCGTGCGGTCGACCCGGTCGCGGTCCTGCGCGTCTGGGTCGAGGCACCGGCGGACCTGCGCCTCGCGCGTGGGCTGGAGCGCGACGGCGCCGAGGCCCGGGAGCTCTGGCTGACCTGGATGGCGGACGAGGCCGAGCACTTCGCCCGGGAACGGACGCGCGAGCGCTGCGACGTCAGGCTCGACTCGTCGGGCGGCGCGCTCGTCGAGGTCGCGGACGGTGCGGCGTCCTGA
- a CDS encoding TlyA family RNA methyltransferase: MTTRLDTELVRRGLARSRRHAGELIAAGRVSVDGSAVSRSAVQVTEDRRVQVDADDADPGYASRAGHKLAGALDALGADGPAVAGRHCLDAGASTGGFTDVLLRRGAAGVVAVDVGHDQLVDVLRADPRVEVREGVNVRTLAAGDVVPAPELVVADLSFISLTLVLPALVDVARPDADLLVMVKPQFEVGRERLGSGGVVRQPDLWVDAVAGVARTAAELGLAVRGVVRSPLPGPSGNVEFFLWLRRSDGAGPVEVPVDLIGAVVRARAEGDR, from the coding sequence GTGACCACACGCCTGGACACGGAGCTCGTGCGTCGCGGTCTGGCCCGCTCCCGCCGGCACGCCGGGGAGCTGATCGCGGCCGGTCGCGTCAGCGTCGACGGCTCGGCCGTCTCGCGCAGCGCCGTGCAGGTGACGGAGGATCGCAGGGTCCAGGTCGACGCGGACGACGCAGACCCGGGGTACGCCTCGCGGGCCGGCCACAAGCTGGCAGGGGCGCTCGACGCGCTCGGCGCGGACGGGCCCGCGGTCGCGGGACGACACTGCCTCGACGCGGGCGCGAGCACGGGTGGCTTCACCGACGTGCTCCTGCGCCGGGGTGCGGCCGGGGTCGTGGCCGTCGACGTCGGTCACGACCAGCTGGTGGACGTGCTGCGAGCGGACCCGCGCGTCGAGGTCCGCGAGGGCGTCAATGTCCGGACGCTCGCCGCGGGCGACGTCGTGCCCGCGCCCGAGCTCGTGGTGGCCGACCTCTCGTTCATCTCCCTCACGCTCGTGCTGCCCGCGCTCGTCGACGTGGCGCGGCCTGACGCCGACCTCCTGGTGATGGTCAAGCCGCAGTTCGAGGTGGGGCGTGAGCGCCTCGGTTCGGGCGGTGTCGTCCGGCAGCCCGACCTGTGGGTCGACGCCGTGGCCGGTGTCGCCCGTACAGCGGCCGAGCTTGGGCTCGCCGTGCGCGGGGTCGTGCGCAGCCCGCTGCCCGGCCCGAGCGGGAACGTCGAGTTCTTCCTGTGGCTCCGTCGGTCCGACGGTGCCGGCCCGGTCGAGGTGCCCGTGGACCTCATCGGCGCCGTCGTCCGTGCCCGCGCGGAGGGGGACCGATGA
- a CDS encoding copper transporter, translating into MIDFRYHIVSLISVFLALAVGIALGAGPLKETIGDTLTGQVEQLRTEKDTLRAELDTTSGDLQDTETYIDAAGPQLLDGTLTDRRVAVVALGEVDESIRTAIDDRLAQAGASVTARVTLTETWVDPDARTFRQALVGQLLTYLDPVPSDDAGVEEELASALVQALVTSDPANPDVLSDDASVLLELLSSSESDSPLVAVAEEVTMPADAVVVIAVPFEEQVDGATPSPDPSESVQAAQLAVLSAAQTLSSGAVLADGARGDGSLTDAVLADPELAATLATVSGVDLVTGQINVPLALADRIAGTTGHYGFGEGETPLPAPVELAPVDRTPRVPENADADAVTGTEG; encoded by the coding sequence GTGATCGACTTCCGCTACCACATCGTCTCGCTCATCTCGGTCTTCCTGGCCCTCGCCGTCGGGATCGCGCTGGGCGCAGGTCCGCTCAAGGAGACGATCGGCGACACCCTGACCGGTCAGGTCGAGCAGCTGCGCACCGAGAAGGACACCCTGCGTGCCGAGCTCGACACGACGTCGGGCGACCTGCAGGACACCGAGACCTACATCGACGCCGCCGGCCCGCAGCTGCTGGACGGCACGCTCACGGACCGTCGGGTCGCCGTCGTCGCGCTCGGTGAGGTCGACGAGTCGATCCGCACGGCGATCGACGACCGGCTGGCGCAGGCCGGTGCGAGCGTGACCGCCCGCGTGACCCTGACCGAGACGTGGGTGGACCCGGATGCGCGCACGTTCCGCCAGGCCCTCGTGGGCCAGCTCCTGACCTACCTGGACCCGGTCCCGTCGGACGACGCCGGCGTCGAGGAGGAGCTGGCGTCCGCGCTGGTGCAGGCGCTCGTCACGTCGGACCCGGCCAACCCGGACGTGCTGTCCGACGACGCGTCTGTGCTCCTCGAGCTGCTGTCGTCGAGCGAGAGCGACAGCCCGCTCGTGGCCGTCGCCGAGGAGGTCACGATGCCCGCGGACGCGGTCGTCGTGATCGCCGTGCCGTTCGAGGAGCAGGTCGACGGCGCGACACCGAGCCCGGATCCCTCCGAGTCCGTCCAGGCGGCGCAGCTCGCGGTGCTGAGCGCAGCCCAGACCCTCTCGTCCGGCGCGGTGCTCGCCGACGGCGCGCGTGGCGACGGCAGCCTGACCGACGCGGTGCTCGCGGACCCGGAGCTGGCGGCGACGCTCGCGACGGTCTCCGGCGTCGACCTCGTCACCGGCCAGATCAACGTGCCGCTGGCCCTCGCGGACCGGATCGCCGGCACCACCGGCCACTACGGCTTCGGGGAGGGCGAGACGCCGCTGCCCGCGCCCGTCGAGCTGGCGCCGGTCGACCGCACGCCCCGCGTGCCCGAGAACGCGGACGCGGACGCCGTCACGGGGACCGAGGGATGA
- the recN gene encoding DNA repair protein RecN — MIEEIRIENLGVIGRAHVDLGPGLTVITGETGAGKTMVLTALNLLLGGKADPATVRVGATSAAVEGRVVLDPGAPALARAAEAGADLDDDGSLVLVRTVGAGTDSTTGRSRAFVGGRSVPQALLAELADELVTVHGQADQARLRSPAVQREALDEFVGAAHHEVLARYRAAWAERARVDGELTELVDRALDRTREAELLRLGLAEVERVDPQPDEDVTLAEEVDRLSHAEDLRTAASGAHAALVGDDVADEGAAAVGTIELARRLLEHEGAHDPALAALATRVAEAGYLLADVSTDLAAYLEDLQADPLRLEAAQRRRAELGSLTRSYGSTVGEVLVWADTAARRLMDLDGGDERIEELREARARLDGELSTLASELTAGRLGGAERLSAVVSDELSGLAMGGAELLVRVEPAAELTAHGADRVEMLLVPHAGAPARPLGKGASGGELSRVMLAIEVALATAPGATRPGTFVFDEVDAGVGGRAAIEVGRRLSALAQGSQVLVVTHLAQVAAFADRHLVVTKSTADGVDVVTESDVRLVTRDERVRELARMLSGQEDSDAARTHAAELLELSSVGR, encoded by the coding sequence GTGATCGAGGAGATCCGCATCGAGAACCTCGGCGTCATCGGTCGCGCGCACGTCGATCTCGGGCCGGGGCTCACCGTGATCACGGGTGAGACCGGCGCGGGCAAGACGATGGTGCTGACCGCGCTGAACCTCCTGCTCGGCGGCAAGGCCGACCCGGCGACCGTCCGCGTCGGCGCGACATCGGCGGCGGTCGAGGGACGGGTCGTGCTCGACCCGGGCGCCCCGGCCCTCGCGCGGGCCGCGGAGGCGGGAGCCGACCTGGACGACGACGGCAGCCTGGTGCTCGTGCGCACCGTCGGTGCCGGGACGGACAGCACCACCGGGCGATCGCGCGCCTTCGTCGGCGGCCGCTCGGTGCCGCAGGCGCTGCTCGCCGAGCTCGCGGACGAGCTGGTCACCGTGCACGGCCAGGCGGACCAGGCGCGGCTGCGCTCGCCCGCCGTGCAGCGCGAGGCGCTCGACGAGTTCGTCGGCGCCGCCCACCACGAGGTGCTCGCGCGCTACCGCGCCGCGTGGGCGGAGCGCGCGCGGGTGGACGGTGAGCTCACGGAGCTCGTCGACCGCGCGCTGGACCGCACGCGCGAGGCGGAGCTGCTGCGTCTCGGGCTGGCCGAGGTGGAGCGGGTGGACCCGCAGCCGGACGAGGACGTCACGCTGGCAGAGGAGGTCGACCGGCTCTCGCACGCCGAGGACCTGCGCACCGCCGCGTCGGGAGCGCACGCGGCGCTGGTCGGTGACGACGTCGCCGACGAGGGTGCGGCGGCCGTCGGCACGATCGAGCTCGCCCGCCGGCTGCTCGAGCACGAGGGTGCCCACGACCCGGCGCTCGCCGCCCTGGCCACGCGCGTGGCCGAGGCGGGCTACCTGCTGGCCGACGTGTCCACGGACCTCGCGGCCTACCTCGAGGACCTGCAGGCCGACCCGTTGCGGCTCGAGGCCGCCCAGCGCCGCCGAGCGGAGCTGGGCAGCCTGACCCGCAGCTACGGGTCGACCGTCGGTGAGGTGCTCGTCTGGGCCGACACGGCGGCTCGACGGCTCATGGACCTCGACGGTGGGGACGAGCGGATCGAGGAGCTGCGGGAGGCCCGGGCGCGGCTCGACGGTGAGCTGTCCACCCTGGCGAGCGAGCTGACCGCCGGACGCCTCGGCGGGGCCGAACGACTGTCTGCCGTCGTCTCCGACGAGCTGTCCGGGTTGGCCATGGGGGGCGCGGAGCTGCTCGTGCGCGTCGAGCCCGCGGCGGAGCTCACGGCGCACGGCGCGGACCGGGTCGAGATGCTCCTGGTGCCGCACGCCGGAGCGCCCGCGCGACCGCTCGGCAAGGGCGCGTCGGGTGGTGAGCTGTCCCGCGTGATGCTGGCGATCGAGGTCGCGCTCGCGACCGCTCCCGGCGCGACGCGGCCGGGCACGTTCGTCTTCGACGAGGTTGACGCGGGCGTGGGTGGCCGGGCGGCGATCGAGGTCGGCCGGCGCCTGTCGGCGCTCGCGCAGGGCAGCCAGGTGCTCGTGGTGACGCACCTCGCGCAGGTCGCGGCGTTCGCCGACCGGCACCTGGTGGTCACCAAGTCGACCGCCGACGGCGTGGACGTGGTCACCGAGTCGGACGTGCGATTGGTCACGCGGGACGAGCGGGTACGCGAGCTCGCCCGCATGCTCTCTGGTCAGGAGGACTCGGACGCCGCGCGGACGCATGCCGCAGAGCTGCTCGAGCTCTCGTCCGTGGGACGATGA